aagTACCTGTCCATGGGCCATTCCTGCCGTTTGCCTCAGGCTGGtgtgccaggctgcagagcagcacccagCGCCCGCCAGCACGccaggaagggcagagggaaAGCTCTCGCAGGGGGACATCAactaagggcgggggggggggggaggaaaggaataGGGAACGTGCTCTAtcattttgttctctttaaatAGTGATTTAGAAGAGTAGTGTTTGAAGGGAAGGCACTATGAGTTctatcagaaaacaaatttttctcATCTGCCAATGCCTCGGCCTGTCGCGTACGAGTACTATCCTCGCTTGCACCTGCAGAGTTTCAGcttgaaggagaaagagaggcgCCAGGGCACCCCCAAGACACAGCTGTGCCACAGCCACCGTCACGATTCCCCGTGCAACCCGTTTTGCACAAAGCCTGACATGAAGGGCAGGCAGCTGTTCACGCTTTCCAGAATGTACAGTGAGTAAGGAGACAGAGCAGGGCTGATGCTCTTATCTAGGCCAGCGATTCCCAGTCTTCCCCCTCAACACACAGCTCTCTGCTGGTTATCGACGCTGCTGCGGGTGAGAGACTGCTGCTCCGAGTCCAGTACTGGCGTCTCCAGTTTCCTCCCCAGAAGAGCGCTGGGGCTCTGCAGAATGTGCTTTCCACACTTTGCGAGTTCTTGCTTTTCCAACACTGATTTGATTGATTTCTTTGACTGACTGAAACAGACAGGAGGTAAGAGGAGGAAGTAAACTGGGAAATGGCACACTGCATCTGAAAGAGGTTTCCCTGCTCAACTGGAGATCGACGCTGCCAGAGTGAAGCAAGGACGATGTTAAGAAGTGCTCTTATACCAATTCTCGAGAGGACGAGGTTAGAATACATTTGCAGGATCTCACAACAAAAcgctgattaaaaaaagaaactaaaaatccttaaaataaaacccactatTACATTCCTGGGGATGTATCGACTCAGAAGACCCTGGATGTTAGCACCTTGGTACCAATTTTCTCCAGGAACATGTCCACCTTCTGATTAAAAATGACCCAGCTGGTTATACTGAATACGCTTTGTTCACAGGTTACCCTACAGTAAGGTCTTTTTATGCTTCTTCATTTGCTAAGACTGAGTGGTTTAGTTTTCTTGATCTGTTCTCCAATCTTCAGGGCCACGAGGCCTGGTCCCCTGTGAAAGCAGCAAGAGAATCCCCCCGTGTCTGTACACAAAGCTGTCCAGGCAGGACTCCCAGGATGTTCCTCCATAATGTGCTTgctttctgaactttttttttttttttgcaacaagtCTGTGTGTCTATAAATACAATCCACTCTTTACAGTAAAAAGtgttaaaatgtcaaaaaaataaatatccatgtTACAGTAACTAGATTATTCAATAAAATACATCCCTGCCATTCTTGATTGAAATGCTCAAAgagaattaatttcatttggaCATTTTCCAGAGATTCGTGTTATTGCAAATCACTcctggggtgggaaggagaagcaTCTTCTCTTCCTGTAAAGTGTGATGAAGGGGAATGAAGTGGAATCTCAGGGAAATCAAAATGCCAGTACCAGGAAGCTTTGGGGGAGATCTGTATTACCAAGtagcagagctgcagggcttATTGGTCCTGACCGTGGCATCAGAACACTCCCCTTCAGAAGAGTCACAGTCTGATTCTCCAAACTGTGCTGGGttctgcaaagcaaaaggaaaaggggaagactTGAGCACCATTCCTGCACTGCAGATCAGCCACACCATGCTCATCTCTAACAGCAGACAGGCAAAGAAGGGGTGGCTAGCGGCACACAGGAGACAGCAACAACACGCAGGCACACTACCAAAGGTCACTCGTCTCCCCGCAAAGAGGGGCCAGCAGAAAAACATCTGGTCAGAGCAGCACCAACCACAGACGGAGTTATGAGAAGATGGTgcagcaggctctgccctgcccctCCCAAACGCGTGAAAGACAGTAAAAGGGAGAAAATCATTCTAGCTTTGTCAGAAAGGCTGCCAATGGGTCAGTCTGAGGCAGCTTATAACCCTTCCGTTTCGTTATCTACTTTACGTGCTATTTTTTATACCACTTAATGCAACTGCAAATCCAATGGCCTCCCGATATCACACTCACCCTGACCAGCAAATTATGTTTAGCTTTGTTTGTGCTACTTTCCCCCGTCTGCTCATCTGGCCAAGCAGGAGACAGAGTGGGTATTTAAGCAGTCGCTTTGCTGTAGTACATCTACCGCAGCATTTCCTAGGCACTCATCCAACTTTCTGGCCCTTGGATTCCTTTCCAtaacgttatttttttttaaactcaatcaAAAGAAGAGAGGATTGCTGAACTTAAAACTCACCTCGCAGCTGTGCTCATCCGCACAAAGTTTGCCCAGAGACATCTGAGTCTTGACTCTCCGCACAGCGCACTCTTTGTCTGAAAGCCCATCAGACTGGGTGGAGATTTCAATGGGGATCTCTGGAGTCTGGGACAACATGTCCTCCAGCTTCTCAGCCAGCTCATCTTCTAGCTTGGTGGCCAGCTCATCTGGGCTGTTCGAATGGTCGCTTGTGTTCCCCTCCTCTCCATCTGACACAGAGAAGTTCTCCGAGCTGAAGGTTGAGTAGGACTGGCAGCTACTAATGCAGCGGTGAGGTCTGCAAACCAGGAGAGTAGTTCAGCTTGTAGCACAGTGCCTCTGACTGCAGAGGAAAAGCAATTTCCTATGTGCTGTGTTTGGCTACTCTGCTACAACTGGCCTTGACTTCTGGAGCCCACTCAGCCCTGGGTGAGCCTGTCCCCAAGAGCCCAGTGCCAGCTAGAAAAGCTATGGCTTCTCAAAGCAGACAGGTATCTGCTTATGCTCTCACTGCACGGGGTAAGAACGAGCCGGCGAGCCAGCATGGCGTTAAGAGTTTGAGCACCAGGAACTCTGTTTCTGACAGCTAGCTAGGGCACCAGGCAGCTTGCTTTCGAGACACCTATcacaaccaaaacccccacaacatCAGTAGCGCAGTGAACGCAGAGTGGCTGCTACATCCTTACGCAGGTTGGCCCAGCAAAACTCTCATCTTCCTGTCTGAAGTGTGCAACACAGAGCGGATTTTTGGACCTGTACTTTTAACTGGCATCTCTGGCACAAGAAGAAAAGGGCTCGCtcactgtaacaggctgcccgGGCTGCTCAATCCTGTTCTCCTTAGCAGATACCGCTCAGGCACAGTGCACACAACGCTGGTTGCTTCTCCACACTGGGCTACGGGCTTGATCCTTCCAAAAATGGCTTTGAGCAAAACAGTTCCTAGCCCTAGAAAGATCTTCACATCAGCTCTCCAAGAGCATCTCTTCCCACCTTAAGAACACATCTCCATCTGAGTCATAACTGATCTGCAAGGCTGGCAGCAAGAGCTCTGCAAAGTGTTGGGCTGCCTTTTGCATCCTGGAGCTATGGAAACCTACCACCTTTTGAATGATTTAGTTCAAGAGCTGCATCTTTAAATTCATCTGTTCTTGTTTCATCTTGTCTTCTGCACGTCCATATTAGCTGATCTGCCCTGgagcatatttttctttaacagtcCTTATTCCTAGAGAAAGGCCATACTGTAGGGTTCAAGTTAATTCAGCTGGGAATATCTGCACCACCTGGCAGTGATCTCAACAGCCAGGCTAGAATTTAGGTATGTGCGCTCAAAAAATAAGCTCACGGTTACTCGAATGTGGAAATTGCCTCATGCCAGGATTCAACAGTAATGGCACAAAGTTATCAGTTGACTGAACATGCCAGGAGACCCACAACAGGTCATCACATTGAATTCAGGAAAGGCAATTTGTCTTCCAAGTTAGTAAGTCACAGAAGAATCAACAACCACACAAGAACTGTATGAGTCAGAAAGCTCATCTCTAGGCCAGTGTTTGTGTCTCCAACCCTAAGCAGGAAGAAATAATCCAGGAGAAGTATGAGAACAGGGTGTGCAGACAGAGCCTTCTTTCTCCTGGCATGTCTTCCTGGTTTGTACCATTCATCAGACTAGAATTCTGAGCTGAAGACCAAGCCCGGATCATACAGCGCTTAACAGCCACTCATGGATCTATACACCATAAATTTAACACTTGTTTATGTTTTGATTTCCACAGCATACCTTGACAATGAGCTCCACCATCCGAAAATGTTTCGGAtggaaaaagcatttccttttgttcattttaaacCCCGTTTGCTTCACTAGGCGTCCCTAACACGAATGTGAGTAATCattccttctccattttctccacATAACTCACAATTTCATGCACCTCCAGTACTGCTTCTCCTCCTGCTAGACAAAGATTTCTCATGGATTTAATCTCTTCCACAGAaaccaactctaaccattcctgTCACGCTTTGCACCACGTTTTCGAATTCTACTGTGGTCTTCAAGCTGTGGTAATGAAGGTGGCGTGTAGGATTCAAGCTGCAGGTGCACCGTGGACGTATACAACAGCAGAGAAGCTTTCCTAACAGCCTTTCCTAACAACCCTTAGCCTATTTGCCCATTGGATCACTTCTGCACTTCAAGCAGCTGCTTTCATAAAGCTATGGCACCGATTCCATGATCTCTTTCCACGGGACTGTAAAGCCCGCTCTGACATAGGCTTAGGGAGGAACACCCCCTCAGTCTTATTTTACAGGCGACACCATGAAATTTGATGTGCCGTATTATCACCTGGCTCTTCAATCCTATTTGAATTCCACTACAAAGATGCTGGCGTCAGCCCCACTGCAGCAACAGTTAATATATGACCTTTGAAAGAGTCCACAAAGGGTCCCAACACCCAATAAGGCTGATTCTGGTGAAACAGATGCAGCAGCTTATTTTTTATAGGCTGAATAATGTTATCAAGTGTGGTCGAGTTGTGCTACAAACAGCCTTCAGCAGAAAAGCTGTGCTGGAGAAAACATCTCAGAACAGGCTGAGAACAGTGAGCGAACACGAAGGATCAACCGAAGGCAGACGGGACGCACTGAATGTGATTCTGTTCTTTTGCCAGGACCTTCCACAGTTTCTATGCTGGTGTGCAGCTGCCGTGACAGTTCTCCTGAGTTTTGTCCCACCAAAGAGAGATTAGAGTAAATTCACCTTTTACCTTTGTCTACGAGGAAACTCCACTTCACTGTCTACTTCGCCCTCTTCTTCTTCTGAGGAGTCATCACCGCTCTGGCAGAAAACAAGGACAAGAATGGTATCACGGTCGTGAAAGAACAAACTTGCAACTACACAGCTGCCCCTTGGCCCTCCAGCACAAAGTCACTGTGTCAATGGGCTGCAACGATCTAGGCAAGAAAATAACCTGCATATCAGTGAAAACTGACTCAGACATTTTCTTACCAGGAGATTATTTCAGGCAGTCTTAATGTTGCCATTTCTGAATATGAAGTGATTGACTTTGAAATACACTGGAGTAATTTAGCAGCCACTGAGTACATAACATTCCGGATTTTTACAGAAGCAAATCAAGTAATTAGTGTCACACTGAAATCCACATAAATTATTAAGCTGATCTGGCACTCTTGGCTTTACAGCTTTGACCCTTTTCTATACAAGCCCACCAAAAAGCAGGATGGGGGATGATGCAGCCTTTTCTGGCGGGTTTCACCAACTAGAAAACTCAAGTTTTGTTTCATTATCTACTTCAGTGAGCACAGAGTGATTTATTCTCCTTTTCCCATCCAAATCTATCCACTGCACTCTTGTTCTTTTTACAGCCTCCTCCTATGCTATCTAAACTGACAACACCTGGTCCACACTGTCTCATCCCATCCCCTTGTAATACGAggttctcctccttccttcattcCGGGCCCAAACCACACTCTTGGTCTGGTATTCATcctcttttccttcacttttccaCCCACCCAGGCCCAGTTTTCCTGCTCTTTGAACTCCACTCAGACTGGTTCCTACTTCTCTCACCACTTGGATGGAAGCAGGAGGAATAAAGAACAACTCCATTTCTGTACAACTGTGCTGTAACGTCTTTTTGACTCTTGCAAAATCTTCACAAAATACAGGAGAACTATGACTTTTGGTCAAAGGGGGGCAGTTTCTGGCAGGTACAGCAAAAGACCTTGGCAAACGTCAAATTTCTGTTCCAAGGCACAGAAGTGCTACAGATCCTCAGTGAAACTGGTACGTGATATTTAACATCACCAAAAGAATGCATTTACCCCTTCCTTTGTTTTGAGAAGGGTTTGAAAGCATTTCGACTGTTTCAACAACAGAAATTCAGCAGACCAAGTCTCAGCTCAAACAAAAGCTGGCTAAATTGCAAATAACAAGAGAACTAGGCCTTATCAAAACCACATTTGACAACCTTCATGATTTGCAGTACACTCTGATACGCCTACAGCACTTCTCAATGAAATTGACTTTAAAAGTGCATCCAGATCACAAAGCAAAGTTCAGATAGGCATCACTTCTTTAAGGTAAAGTTGTACATGTAACTCTACTGCTATGTGCGTGGGAAACACGGCTTTGCTACTATCCCAAATCCAGACATTAGCCTACGCTACACACCTGCTTTTGgtggagagggaaaagaggagcacgctttgggttttttttcaaatcactATCCTTTGTCCTTACCTTTTGAAGGGGTCTTGCTTTGCAAGGCAGCACTGAGGAAGCCGCGTGCTGGGGAGTGCCTAGGGCAGACGCTGACTTACAGTTGCTGAAGccctcttcctccatcttctcAATGAACTGCGCGTTTTCGTACAGGGAAGATGTTGGTGACTGAGAACGGCTCATCCCTGTTTCAACCGATGACATCTGTACCTGACCACTGTCCTCTTCCCTGCACTGAAGACAGGAATTATATGGATCTGTTTTACAACACTCCCAAtgatcagctttgctttctttgctcTCCAGATTCCTTCGGCAATCTGCTTCCATGGCAGCGGAGATGAGATCGGGGCTGGAACCGGACATCCGCCTTTGCGCGTGGTTACTGAGAGGGCTCCGCAGCGCTGCTGCAGGGCCAAAGTACCTTAAGTTGTTTGCGCAGTTGGCAATATCTTGTCCATGGGCATGAAGCCGTGAGTGATGGCCATGGGGATGGCTGTGGCCAGGCTGCTGCGGGAGGCCGGGATGATGAGAATGATTATGAGGTGGAGGTGGGGGTGCATCATCTTGCACTGGCTGGTTTTTCAAGATCCCTGCAAAATCATTGTAGCTGCCTTTGCTGTTCCCTCGGCGGTGACGTGGCTTACTGCGGTAGCGACTTTTGCCACTCAGTGTTGACATTTTGGGACTTCCTGAGACTGGTGAGCCATTGGATGCTGCTTCTGTGCTGGGTATGCCCTCTGACTTCAGTAGATCTGGCCTGAGTGACAGAAGGTACACATTAAACCACAAACTAAGAAGTGACATCGGCTCAGagccaggatgaagaggcagctGTAGCCATAAGCACACTCTGCTTTCTAAAACCTACAGGCTTCCCTCCCTTTCAGCTGTTTGACTTCTGCATTTAGTTTCTTTTGATTCTCTACACTCAATGTCCTTTCCGTTCAGCCCATCATGCTCTACACccctttcttgctgctttttccaaTAGCTGCCACATGCTCTTCTTTTTCCGCTCTTATTTTGATGTTCGGCTCCCAAAATAGCTCCCTCCTAAGACCTTGGTGTAGGGCATGTCTCTCGCTACGTGCATATACAACGCTCAGTACAAAACTGTCTCAATCTGCTGATGGCTATCAGCCTGCTCATTTCAGAAGTGCATGTGGATGTTAATTCAGAAGTAATTATTCACTGTTAATCAGGACTCTCTAACTCCTGGAAATCCcagaaaagggaagaataaaatagtcagttcccctgaaaaaaaaaataatctcactttCTGAAAGTCACGCAGAAGAGCAATAGCTGAAAGGACAGCACGAATTCCCAAATCTCAAATCCTAATTTAATTCCTCAACAGGGAATCCATCCTCCCTGAGGACTAGCTAATTTCCACAATCCCTCACCCTGCTTATTACCATTCAAGTCAAGGATGACCTAACTGCTCTCTGCTTGGACGGTAAGGAATTTGAGACAACACATCGGATACCTCCTGTCAAAGCACCATCATCTGGGATAAAAAACACATGGACCAAATGGTTCCAGAGAGCTGCCCAGGTAGAAGGGATGGCAGAATTCATTCCTTTTACTATAATATAATTAAACAATTGTGGTTCTGAGGATCAGACCAGGCCCAAGAGTGAACACGCCTTTGGCTCCCTTGTGTTGTCATCAGACTCCAAGGGAAGTCATCTGCCTGCTCATCCCAATGGGGATCTACCACTGGTTCCTGGCATGGAACTGGGTTGTTACTTCTTACCGTTTAGTCTGGCTGCCTGGTTTATGTGAGACCCCTTTCCTCTTCATCAGCTTCTCCACTGTATTGGGGTGGATTATTGGTCTGACTGGGTGGCGTTTGTAAGTCCCAGGGTACTTCTTTTCCACCGCTTGTTCCCTCCTGAAatattggggaagaaaaaaaccaaacagatcagTTCTCTCTTTATCCAACTGCAGCTCCTGCTGGACAAAAGCACAGTTCCACTGGGAGCACACTGCGTGCCTGTTTCTCAGCTATGGCCGGGTGCAACACAACGTGCTGTTCTGGGAAAGGACacagacattttcaaaattgTCTCTGCAGAGACCAGGCAGTTGGAACAGGGCCCTGGCGCAGAGTCCAGAAACAGCACTACTTTTTCTCTTTACAAAGGGGTCAAAGGATGCcaacgccaaatgggaaaggtgCCTTTCTCCCAGTCAGTAAACACTGGGTAAAGATACGTGCACTAAGTGGTCCGCAGTAATCTGCTCTTAAGGGGCCTCCCTCTGCTTGCCAGCTCATTCTTTACCCTGGAATTCTGTCAGGGGACACTAAATCTACAAGTACCACTGTGCAGTTTAGAAACAACAcgctgttttttctctcctgtatgCATATTGCCACGTGCATGGCATGCCATAATGCCCAGAGATACGTACTTTATGAGCTCCTTCTCACGGACCTCCAGCTGCAGCATAATAGCGCTGAGCTCCATGTATAAGTTATTGGCTCGCTCCAGCTTCCTCTCATAGTGTTCACGGATATCCAATGCAtgtctgaaaaacagagaagtCATTATTCCACAATCTGATGTCCACGGACCAAGAGAGGAGAATAAGGAAAAGTGCAGGTGGCTTTAGGAAGAGGCCTTCTAAAAGTCAACTTTGCCAGCTGTGTTGCACTTAACCCCAGATAAAGCTAACAGTCAATGATAATTAAGAGCTTGATACGGCAATGAATCATGATATGATTTAGAAAGCGTTTAACAGTCTTGAAAGAGTGGCAATGCATCTcactagagaagctgtggatgcctcacaCACATCCGCAAGCCCTTTGGCCAAGCCCTGATCATCTTGTTTGCACAGAGCTTGCACAGGTTAAGTCAGCTTGTAAAGAAACAGCCGAAGAAGTCATCTGTTTGTGTTTCATAACAAGCAATATGCCCCTACAGCTGCAGTACATTTGCAGAAGACCTCTTGAACCACAGCTGAAAGATGTGACCATCAAAAGCTCCCTAGGGCTAGGGAAGCCTCATCAACAACCACACCAAACTGGCTGAACaaagtttcctttgctttctcagGTGGGACACAGAACTGCTACTTGCTGTTTTATGTCTCTCTGTCATAACTATATTTGCAAATTGGTATCACAGAAGAGAACACTTCCCTTTCTTAaacattctgctttcatttttaagttgGTCTAATGTTCAAAATTAATTTCGGTGGACTAATAGTGTGTTCACTTCCAGCAGGCCGGGAGCATGTTCACTTCTCTGGAAATAACTAATGCAAAGAAAGCATCAGGGCAGAGAAAGCTCACAGGAAACTGCAAGATGCGTTTTCCACTGGGACGGATGTACCTGCTTCAGTGCTGTTATCACAAACTCAGGCAGAAATATTCCCTGGTAAACACACAAGCCTTTGCCCCTCTTTCCTGGAGCAAACTGTTCATAGCGCCCGAGAGCTGGGACAGTTCccactctttctctctctctagcTTTCCCTCAGCCAGGCAGTGCCCAAGGCCTAGGGCGGGCCTGTGGCAACTTCACTTTCTGCACTCACAAGGAATTTAGGCTGCCTGAATTTATGCCACCAGGAATACTGAGTCCTGGTTTGGGATCCTCAGTACAACAGAAGCATGAGAAcagccaggggctggagcacatgcCCTGTggagagaagctgagggagcCAGGCTCgttcagctggagcagagaaggctggATGGGAAAAGTGAGCAGTAAACATAAAAGACTGTCAACAGACCTCAGCTCTTCTCGTCGACGACGAATCAATTCTTCATCTAGCCGGTGGATACAAGTTCCTTCActtttaattttctcaaaatgtttCTTCACTTCTTCTCTCCATTCAGCCTAGGGAAGCAATCTACTTTCAGGTATTTACAAAGCATTAGGATCCCTGGTTGCACCAAAGAAAAACTCTTGGGCAACATTCTTTGCGTCTGCAGAAAATTACAGGTTTGGGTTGAATACATGTTTCTGTTAGCTGAATTATTTTGGGTAACTATATTGCAGCGCGGTTagtttcagcattttcaaatggTATTTCCAATTTTGTGCTCCAGTTAGAGCACAAGACATATCtgcattttctaaaaaatatttttaaaaattcctgaaaCTCTTTTTGTCCTAAGAcaacattttcttcccttttggcaCTCAAAGTAAACAGAAAGGCTTACAATTTGGAAACCTATATTCATGACAATGATGACTGTCACTAGGGTGATACTAACTCTATTTGCGCCTTGAGGCCCTGGTTCTTGCAGCTTTAATAAACGCCCCCACTTCCTCACATACGCCCCAACACTCTATAGATCCTCTATACTGGAGGCCAGGTTTCATTCTCATTCCCTCCTTGGGAGCAGACAATAGCTCAGTGGGTGTGACTCAGGGGAATCTCTAAGAATGTACTTTCAGATCTCCCCTGAAAGTCTCAGAGTCCCTTCGCTGCCCTCTAACAGCTTGTACACGCTTATCCTTGGAGCTAACTCTAGTACTCGTGGGCTACAGCCATTTTGCGGTTACCTGTGATTTGAAATATGTTTCCTGAGGAGTAGCCAGCACGTCAGCAGATGCGATATCCAGGTGCATCAGTGTCTGCCGGAAGGAGGGACGATTCCGGGGCTTGCTCTGCCTGGAGCAAAACAGACAAATAGCCAAGGATGAGATGAGGTTAACATTGCTAGCTTCTCCTACCCTTCTGAAAGGGCTTCTCACTGGAACTTATTCTCTGAATCGTGTAGCTGACAGGTTAGAGCAAAGgagcttttctggttttctcttttgctgagtATAAATTTATTGTGCTAGACtt
The sequence above is drawn from the Chroicocephalus ridibundus chromosome 6, bChrRid1.1, whole genome shotgun sequence genome and encodes:
- the MAP3K13 gene encoding mitogen-activated protein kinase kinase kinase 13 isoform X1 yields the protein MHTHGIMASTQERLSLSSSPNSVGKAFCEDKDFSRLHDEHAPTGNHPSPELIEDVREKGLLQADLIENMSSPVTAAVLTSISEDSRDQFENSVLQLREQDESETAIPQGNRNTMDGESNSGADDVKVQFNRSGSGSGGFLEGLFGCLRPVWNIIGKAYSTDYKLQQQDTWEVPFEEISELQWLGSGAQGAVFLGKFRAEEVAIKKVRDQNETDIKHLRKLKHPNIIAFKGVCTQAPCYCIIMEYCAHGQLYEVLRAGRKVTPRLLVDWSTGIASGMNYLHLHKIIHRDLKSPNVLVTHTDAVKISDFGTSKELSDKSTKMSFAGTVAWMAPEVIRNEPVSEKVDIWSFGVVLWELLTGEIPYKDVDSSAIIWGVGSNSLHLPVPSTCPDGFKILMKQTWQSKPRNRPSFRQTLMHLDIASADVLATPQETYFKSQAEWREEVKKHFEKIKSEGTCIHRLDEELIRRRREELRHALDIREHYERKLERANNLYMELSAIMLQLEVREKELIKREQAVEKKYPGTYKRHPVRPIIHPNTVEKLMKRKGVSHKPGSQTKRPDLLKSEGIPSTEAASNGSPVSGSPKMSTLSGKSRYRSKPRHRRGNSKGSYNDFAGILKNQPVQDDAPPPPPHNHSHHPGLPQQPGHSHPHGHHSRLHAHGQDIANCANNLRYFGPAAALRSPLSNHAQRRMSGSSPDLISAAMEADCRRNLESKESKADHWECCKTDPYNSCLQCREEDSGQVQMSSVETGMSRSQSPTSSLYENAQFIEKMEEEGFSNCKSASALGTPQHAASSVLPCKARPLQKSGDDSSEEEEGEVDSEVEFPRRQRPHRCISSCQSYSTFSSENFSVSDGEEGNTSDHSNSPDELATKLEDELAEKLEDMLSQTPEIPIEISTQSDGLSDKECAVRRVKTQMSLGKLCADEHSCENPAQFGESDCDSSEGECSDATVRTNKPCSSATWKRRCFSFPPQE
- the MAP3K13 gene encoding mitogen-activated protein kinase kinase kinase 13 isoform X2 encodes the protein MHTHGIMASTQERLSLSSSPNSVGKAFCEDKDFSRLHDEHAPTGNHPSPELIEDVREKGLLQADLIENMSSPVTAAVLTSISEDSRDQFENSVLQLREQDESETAIPQGNRNTMDGESNSGADDVKVQFNRSGSGSGGFLEGLFGCLRPVWNIIGKAYSTDYKLQQQDTWEVPFEEISELQWLGSGAQGAVFLGKFRAEEVAIKKVRDQNETDIKHLRKLKHPNIIAFKGVCTQAPCYCIIMEYCAHGQLYEVLRAGRKVTPRLLVDWSTGIASGMNYLHLHKIIHRDLKSPNVLVTHTDAVKISDFGTSKELSDKSTKMSFAGTVAWMAPEVIRNEPVSEKVDIWSFGVVLWELLTGEIPYKDVDSSAIIWGVGSNSLHLPVPSTCPDGFKILMKQTWQSKPRNRPSFRQTLMHLDIASADVLATPQETYFKSQAEWREEVKKHFEKIKSEGTCIHRLDEELIRRRREELRHALDIREHYERKLERANNLYMELSAIMLQLEVREKELIKREQAVEKKYPGTYKRHPVRPIIHPNTVEKLMKRKGVSHKPGSQTKRPDLLKSEGIPSTEAASNGSPVSGSPKMSTLSGKSRYRSKPRHRRGNSKGSYNDFAGILKNQPVQDDAPPPPPHNHSHHPGLPQQPGHSHPHGHHSRLHAHGQDIANCANNLRYFGPAAALRSPLSNHAQRRMSGSSPDLISAAMEADCRRNLESKESKADHWECCKTDPYNSCLQCREEDSGQVQMSSVETGMSRSQSPTSSLYENAQFIEKMEEEGFSNCKSASALGTPQHAASSVLPCKARPLQKSGDDSSEEEEGEVDSEVEFPRRQRPHRCISSCQSYSTFSSENFSVSDGEEGNTSDHSNSPDELATKLEDELAEKLEDMLSQTPEIPIEISTQSDGLSDKECAVRRVKTQMSLGKLCADEHSCENPAQFGESDCDSSEGECSDATVRTNKPCSSATW